The bacterium genome segment GACATTCTCGAGAAGCATTACCTCGCCGGGCTTTAACGAGTCCACAGCCTTGTTGACATCGTCGCCCACGCAATCATTAACAAACTTTACCTCCTGCCCAAGAAGTTTTGATAGATGCTTCGCCACAGGGGCAAGGCTAAGTTTTGGGTCAACTTTTCCGCCCGGACGACCAAGATGAGACATTAGAACAAGGGCGTTAGAGTCGGAAAGAAGCTTCTTTATGGTGGGCAGCGATTTGCGAATTCTCAGGTCGTTTGCTACTTTACCGTTCTCCAGCGGAACATTGTAATCAACGCGAATAAGAACACGCTTGTTAGTAATCTGGATATCGTCGATGGTCTTTTTACGCATGGCTGCCTCCGAATGTTGAATCTTTAGATTCGTGAAATAACCTTATTAATCCCCCAAAGCAAGAAAAATTTGATCGGAACAGAAATTTACATCATCATAACGAGCATGTCAACCATACGGTTGGAAAATCCGTATTCGTTGTCGTACCACGCCAGGACTTTTATAAACCTGCTCCTTTCCCCCATGACTCTCGTAGATGCCGCGTCGAAAATGCATGAGTGTGGGTTGCCAATAATGTCGGTAGAAACTATCGGATCCTCGGTATACTCTATTATCCCTTTCATGTCACCCTCAGCGGCGGCACGAAGCGCACCGTTAATATCGTCAACGGTAACCTCTTTGCCCAACACTGCGACCAGGTCAACTATCGAGCCATCAGGCACAGGCACGCGCATGGATATACCATCGAATCTGCCCTCAAGTTCAGTAATAATTTTGCCTACTGTCTTTGCGGCGCCAGTAGTGGTGGGTATTATCGACATCGCTGCCGCGCGAGCACGCCTCAGGTCCTTATGGGGAAGGTCGAGTATGCGCTGGTCATTGGTGTAGGCGTGGACTGTGGTCATGTAGCCGTACTCTATCCCAAAATTATCCCACAGCACTTTTGCCAACGGGACTATCGCATTCGTGGTGCAGGAACCTATGCTTATTATGTGATGCTTCTCGGGGTCGTAATCCTTGTGG includes the following:
- the gap gene encoding type I glyceraldehyde-3-phosphate dehydrogenase gives rise to the protein MATKVAINGFGRIGRLVFRIGWGNPNLEFVAINDITTPKILAHLLKYDSVHGIWGHEVSYTDNSIIVDGKEIPVFAITDPSQLPWKDFEVDIAVESTGRFREREKAELHLKAGAKKVLISAPARGKGADGTFVIGVNHKDYDPEKHHIISIGSCTTNAIVPLAKVLWDNFGIEYGYMTTVHAYTNDQRILDLPHKDLRRARAAAMSIIPTTTGAAKTVGKIITELEGRFDGISMRVPVPDGSIVDLVAVLGKEVTVDDINGALRAAAEGDMKGIIEYTEDPIVSTDIIGNPHSCIFDAASTRVMGERSRFIKVLAWYDNEYGFSNRMVDMLVMMM